In one Haloplanus salinus genomic region, the following are encoded:
- a CDS encoding LLM class flavin-dependent oxidoreductase, translating into MQFDWMVQCYPGAGVHRDAPLLEDLDRETTMAGVDAVEAAGLEGLWAPDHFMLGPKHQEYEVWTLLSALAERTDDMELGPLVGSVTYRNPALLAKMATTVDILSEGNLRLGLGAGWHDEEHHAYNFDYPDIEDRIEMLDESIHVLKTMFTDAEPTFHGEYYRVENAYNEPKPVQDPHPPIVVGGAGPKLLRVAARHADEWNVEISGRARGPPIDFKVEKFDEYLEEAGRDPEDVERSWLAHILVREDERELQRLCDEIFPLPWGEEGDIDEHLSNAQEAREKGDFLIGTPAEVIEQIEAIRELGFEKLQLMFLDFPDTRGIELFGDEVRPALQ; encoded by the coding sequence ATGCAGTTCGACTGGATGGTCCAATGTTATCCGGGGGCGGGCGTTCACCGCGACGCACCGTTACTGGAGGACCTCGACAGAGAAACGACGATGGCCGGCGTCGACGCCGTCGAGGCGGCCGGCCTCGAAGGGCTGTGGGCACCCGATCACTTCATGCTCGGGCCGAAACACCAGGAGTACGAGGTCTGGACGCTGCTGTCGGCGCTCGCCGAACGGACGGACGACATGGAACTCGGCCCGCTGGTCGGCTCGGTTACCTACCGCAACCCTGCCCTACTGGCGAAGATGGCCACGACCGTCGACATCCTCTCCGAAGGCAACCTCCGACTCGGCCTCGGCGCTGGCTGGCACGACGAGGAACACCACGCCTACAACTTCGACTATCCGGACATCGAGGACCGCATCGAGATGCTCGACGAGAGCATCCACGTGTTGAAGACGATGTTCACCGATGCGGAGCCGACGTTTCACGGCGAGTACTACCGGGTCGAGAACGCCTACAACGAGCCCAAACCAGTGCAGGACCCCCATCCGCCCATCGTCGTCGGCGGGGCCGGACCGAAACTGCTCCGCGTGGCTGCCCGCCACGCCGACGAGTGGAACGTCGAGATCAGCGGTCGGGCCCGAGGGCCGCCGATCGATTTCAAAGTCGAGAAGTTCGACGAGTATCTCGAGGAGGCCGGCCGTGACCCCGAGGACGTCGAACGGTCGTGGCTCGCCCACATCCTCGTCAGGGAGGACGAGAGGGAGCTCCAACGGCTCTGTGACGAGATATTCCCGCTCCCGTGGGGCGAGGAGGGCGATATCGACGAGCATCTCTCGAACGCACAGGAGGCCAGGGAGAAAGGCGACTTCCTCATCGGCACGCCCGCCGAGGTGATCGAACAGATCGAGGCGATCCGCGAACTCGGATTCGAGAAGCTCCAGCTCATGTTCCTCGATTTCCCCGACACGCGCGGCATCGAACTGTTCGGCGACGAGGTCCGGCCGGCACTCCAGTGA
- a CDS encoding cyclase family protein: MSEWIDLTQTLAEDSPTLPPLHPKPEFEDYATLEEDAYNSTLLHLETHCGTHMDAPTHFLSKEEYRTIDEIGVDEMVTEGVLCDFSHKEPGSGVSREELAEQAERYDLSAGDYLIFDCGMEPAATDRYLRNFVYPEASAAEYMVERDIACFAIDALSADMPGAELDEHHVHYTLLPEDILIIEGVANLGAVSAGRYDVIATPIPYENRDGSQIRLLVRPQD, encoded by the coding sequence ATGAGCGAGTGGATCGATCTCACACAGACGCTCGCGGAGGACAGCCCCACGCTTCCACCCCTGCACCCCAAACCGGAGTTTGAGGACTACGCCACCCTCGAAGAAGACGCCTACAACTCCACGCTCTTGCATCTCGAAACCCACTGCGGGACGCACATGGACGCGCCGACTCACTTCCTCTCGAAAGAGGAGTACCGCACCATCGACGAGATCGGCGTCGACGAGATGGTCACCGAGGGCGTGCTCTGTGACTTCTCCCACAAGGAGCCGGGGAGCGGTGTCTCCCGCGAGGAACTCGCCGAACAGGCCGAGCGGTACGATCTCTCCGCGGGCGACTACCTCATCTTCGACTGCGGCATGGAGCCGGCTGCCACCGACCGATACCTCCGGAACTTCGTCTACCCAGAGGCGAGCGCCGCCGAGTACATGGTCGAACGGGACATCGCGTGTTTTGCCATCGACGCGCTGTCGGCCGACATGCCGGGTGCCGAACTCGACGAACACCACGTCCACTACACGCTTCTCCCGGAGGACATCCTGATCATCGAGGGCGTGGCCAACCTCGGGGCGGTGAGCGCCGGCCGGTACGACGTCATTGCGACGCCGATTCCCTACGAGAACCGCGACGGGTCACAGATCCGACTGCTGGTCCGACCGCAGGACTGA
- a CDS encoding DUF790 family protein, translating into MLTKDLLRVSRAGGGYHPQFTDRSHRPLAARVLGTFEAHVDRPRAELEATLSELEPEADHFKLVRGFAALCERDATFETRAAVPPERARRTAFEAGEAVGVVTEADRDRALARAADRLGVGSRELADSLYADRDPRQVLVDFDPRWDPDSLLDQYDLSLAGTALFDAVEVRVRSSDPKALISAVKRLGLMYEVRRTDDGREVVVTGPDHLFRRTRRYGTAFARLLRSVAKGSEWRLEATVDDRGTERELVLTDADVSVPGVEPIAEPTYDSGVEADFAARFGSLDLDWDLVREPEPLASGARVMIPDFAFEYRFADCTVFFEIMGFWTPEYVEKKLSQLADLEDVELLVAVDESLGVGEEIEARDGRAIPYSGSVRVKDVVDALRRYEDELVAETRADLPDELRPAADAVGLDELAADHGVSADALDSVAFPEHERVGRTLVRPAVLDALRDRIEPGQSLADAEAILDGYGIDDASAVLSALGLRVEWAGLSGGTVREKS; encoded by the coding sequence GTGCTCACGAAGGACCTCCTCCGGGTGTCGCGGGCGGGCGGTGGCTACCACCCGCAGTTCACGGACCGGAGCCACCGCCCGCTCGCCGCGCGCGTGCTCGGCACCTTCGAGGCCCACGTCGACCGGCCGCGGGCCGAACTGGAGGCGACACTCTCGGAGTTGGAGCCCGAGGCCGACCACTTCAAACTCGTCCGCGGGTTCGCGGCGCTCTGTGAACGCGACGCGACCTTCGAGACGCGGGCGGCAGTGCCGCCGGAGCGCGCCCGCCGTACCGCGTTCGAAGCCGGCGAGGCCGTTGGCGTGGTGACCGAGGCGGATCGTGACCGGGCGCTCGCCCGCGCCGCCGATCGACTCGGCGTGGGAAGCCGGGAACTCGCCGACTCGCTGTACGCCGACCGCGACCCACGGCAGGTACTCGTCGACTTCGACCCGCGGTGGGATCCGGATTCGCTTCTCGACCAGTACGACCTGTCGCTCGCGGGGACCGCGCTCTTCGATGCCGTCGAGGTACGGGTTCGGAGTTCGGACCCGAAGGCCCTGATATCGGCGGTCAAACGCCTCGGCCTCATGTACGAGGTACGCCGGACCGACGACGGGCGCGAGGTGGTCGTCACCGGGCCGGACCACCTCTTCCGGCGTACCCGCCGCTACGGCACCGCCTTCGCCCGTCTGCTCCGCTCGGTCGCGAAGGGTTCGGAGTGGCGCCTCGAAGCCACCGTCGACGACCGCGGGACCGAGCGTGAACTCGTCCTCACCGACGCCGACGTGTCGGTACCGGGGGTCGAACCGATCGCCGAACCCACTTACGACAGCGGCGTCGAGGCCGACTTCGCCGCCCGCTTCGGTTCCTTGGATCTCGACTGGGACCTCGTTCGCGAGCCCGAACCCCTCGCTTCGGGCGCGCGCGTGATGATACCCGACTTCGCCTTCGAATACCGCTTCGCCGACTGCACCGTCTTCTTCGAGATCATGGGCTTCTGGACGCCGGAGTACGTCGAAAAGAAGCTCAGCCAGCTCGCCGACCTCGAGGACGTCGAGTTGCTCGTCGCCGTCGACGAGAGCCTGGGCGTCGGCGAGGAGATCGAGGCCCGTGACGGTCGCGCCATCCCCTACTCGGGGTCGGTGCGCGTGAAGGACGTGGTCGACGCCCTCCGCCGCTACGAGGACGAGTTGGTCGCCGAGACGCGTGCCGACCTGCCGGACGAACTCCGACCCGCGGCGGACGCCGTCGGTCTCGACGAACTCGCCGCCGACCACGGCGTGAGCGCCGATGCCCTCGATTCGGTCGCCTTTCCCGAACACGAACGCGTCGGCCGGACGCTCGTCCGTCCCGCCGTCCTCGACGCGTTGCGGGATCGGATCGAGCCCGGGCAGTCGCTCGCCGACGCCGAAGCGATTCTCGACGGGTACGGCATCGACGACGCCAGCGCCGTCCTCTCCGCGCTCGGCCTCCGCGTCGAGTGGGCGGGGCTGAGCGGCGGGACGGTCCGCGAGAAAAGCTGA
- a CDS encoding transcriptional initiation protein Tat has translation MKRRRLLALTVALLGGCSDLPGATGPRTPPTPSEPTAAPTRSLRVTDLGVEEADGGHLRVIATVRNGTDAQRTRTLRIRVRAGEARTERRRDVAVAGGAQRDIVFDFIDVQYGDFSGNGSLNSGWV, from the coding sequence ATGAAGCGTCGTCGTCTCCTCGCGCTCACCGTGGCCCTCCTCGGCGGCTGTTCGGACCTTCCCGGCGCGACCGGCCCGCGCACCCCGCCGACGCCGAGTGAGCCGACCGCCGCGCCGACCCGGTCCCTTCGGGTGACGGACCTCGGCGTCGAGGAGGCCGACGGCGGCCACCTCCGCGTCATCGCCACGGTCCGCAACGGAACGGACGCCCAGCGGACGCGGACGCTCCGCATCCGGGTTAGGGCCGGCGAGGCCCGGACCGAACGGCGACGGGACGTGGCCGTCGCCGGCGGCGCCCAACGGGACATCGTCTTCGACTTTATCGACGTGCAGTACGGGGACTTCTCGGGGAACGGCTCGCTAAACTCGGGGTGGGTGTAG
- a CDS encoding DUF3006 family protein, which yields MTDIDALADGCYTAVVDSVEDGVATVFFEDDGEAVGDAVLDASALPEAARRADAVLRVTVRDGSLVGSEYDAERTADRADRAQERFDRLAERPPSDGDRDHRKSS from the coding sequence ATGACCGATATCGACGCGCTGGCGGACGGCTGTTACACGGCGGTCGTCGATTCAGTCGAGGACGGCGTCGCGACCGTCTTCTTCGAGGACGACGGCGAGGCGGTCGGGGACGCGGTGCTCGACGCCTCGGCCTTACCCGAGGCAGCACGACGCGCCGACGCGGTCCTGCGGGTCACGGTCCGCGATGGATCGCTGGTCGGGAGCGAGTACGACGCCGAACGGACGGCCGACCGAGCCGACCGGGCCCAGGAGCGGTTCGATCGGCTAGCCGAACGGCCGCCGTCGGACGGTGATCGGGATCATCGGAAGTCGTCGTAG
- a CDS encoding lamin tail domain-containing protein, whose amino-acid sequence MSRTARTVLVALVLVLVLAGCGGGAGPTGDPDDTSTPTATAMPTAPDADGTLEVHFINVGQSVSTLVVGPTGETMLIDTGHYNDDGAYVLTYLERRGIDRIDHLVVSHNDADHIGGNAAIIDYYEREADGVGAVYDPGIAASTRTYGRYLDAVDEHGVTLYETREGDAVRFEGVDVAVLGPPDPYLEDGARNENSIVLELTHGETRVLLTGDAEDDQEAYLVDRYGDRLRSTVLKAGHHGSSSSSSDVLLDAVRPNAVVVSSAYDSRYGHPTEAVLGRFADRSLPTYWTATHGDVVFVSDGNGITVRTQAAAPTDPLALRDADGIDPGNQTPVADRARLDGGEVTVRTAAPTATDGGTPTGRVVVSEVNPDPDGPDRDRLDGEYVVFENAGDEPLDLSGWTVTDAAGRTYTVPDGYVLDAGATVTLRTGTGTDTDADLYWGSGAAVWNNDGDTVIVRNSDGDPVLRETYP is encoded by the coding sequence ATGTCGCGAACGGCCCGCACCGTCCTCGTCGCCCTCGTCCTCGTCCTCGTCCTCGCTGGATGTGGTGGCGGCGCCGGGCCGACCGGCGACCCCGATGACACTTCGACGCCGACGGCAACGGCGATGCCGACGGCCCCGGACGCCGACGGGACGCTCGAAGTCCACTTCATCAACGTCGGACAGTCGGTGAGCACGCTCGTCGTCGGGCCGACCGGCGAGACGATGCTGATCGACACGGGTCACTACAACGACGACGGCGCGTACGTGCTGACGTATCTGGAGCGCCGGGGGATCGACCGCATCGATCACCTCGTCGTCTCGCACAACGACGCGGACCACATCGGCGGCAACGCGGCCATTATCGACTACTACGAGCGTGAGGCCGACGGCGTCGGCGCCGTCTACGACCCGGGAATCGCGGCGAGCACCCGGACGTACGGTCGCTACCTCGACGCCGTCGACGAACACGGCGTGACGCTGTACGAGACCCGCGAGGGCGACGCGGTTCGGTTCGAGGGGGTCGACGTGGCGGTGCTCGGTCCCCCCGATCCCTACCTCGAAGACGGCGCCCGCAACGAGAACAGCATCGTCCTCGAACTCACACACGGCGAGACGAGGGTCCTCCTCACCGGCGACGCCGAGGACGATCAGGAGGCCTACCTCGTCGATCGGTACGGCGACCGACTCCGGTCGACCGTCCTGAAGGCCGGCCACCACGGCTCGTCGAGTTCCTCCAGCGACGTCCTGCTCGATGCGGTCCGGCCGAACGCCGTCGTCGTGTCGAGCGCCTACGACTCCCGGTACGGCCACCCGACAGAGGCGGTACTCGGCCGGTTCGCCGACCGCTCGCTGCCGACATACTGGACGGCGACTCACGGCGACGTCGTCTTCGTCAGCGACGGGAACGGGATCACCGTTCGGACGCAGGCGGCGGCACCCACCGATCCGCTCGCCCTCCGCGACGCCGACGGTATCGACCCCGGGAACCAGACCCCGGTCGCCGACCGCGCTCGCCTCGACGGCGGCGAGGTGACGGTCCGGACGGCGGCGCCGACGGCGACCGACGGCGGCACCCCGACCGGCCGGGTGGTCGTCTCGGAGGTCAACCCCGATCCCGACGGTCCCGACCGGGACCGCCTCGACGGCGAGTACGTCGTCTTCGAGAACGCGGGCGACGAACCCCTGGATCTCTCCGGGTGGACGGTCACGGACGCGGCCGGCCGGACGTACACCGTCCCCGACGGGTACGTCCTCGACGCCGGCGCGACGGTGACGCTCCGGACGGGCACCGGAACCGACACCGACGCCGACCTGTACTGGGGGTCGGGGGCGGCCGTCTGGAACAACGACGGCGACACGGTGATCGTCCGCAACAGTGACGGTGACCCCGTCCTTCGGGAGACGTACCCATGA
- a CDS encoding DEAD/DEAH box helicase family protein, whose protein sequence is MTLRLRFVDGAIVVEGAVPDGVRDALPVTPDGRDRTLRAPAHRYAALRRALDDAGVGYEDGVGDLSTLDLTTEYDLREYQREALDAWAANDRRGVLELPTGSGKTVIAVAATAVLGTPTLVVVPTVDLLTQWRRELETEFGVDVGQLGGGEQTLEPLTVSTYDSAYLRADDIGDRFGLVVFDEVHHLGGEGYRDVARLLAAPARLGLTATFERPDGAHEVIEGLVGPVVYDLAVDDLAGEHLADYELRRIEVELTDAEREAYEAAQGTFVDYLKTTGLSFSSGSDYQELVMRSGSDPRAREALLAKQEAREIMMNADAKVEALARLLDRHRDDRVIVFTAHTDLVYRLSERFLLPAITGETGASERRAILDRFREGTYGRIVTANVLDEGVDVPDANVAVVLSGSGSEREFTQRLGRVLRPKADAGRALLYEVVSAETAEERVAERRR, encoded by the coding sequence GTGACGCTTCGCCTCCGGTTCGTCGACGGCGCCATCGTCGTCGAGGGTGCGGTGCCGGACGGCGTTCGTGACGCCCTCCCCGTCACCCCGGACGGGCGCGACCGGACGCTTCGTGCCCCCGCCCACCGCTACGCTGCCCTGCGGCGCGCCCTCGACGACGCCGGCGTCGGCTACGAGGACGGCGTCGGCGACCTCTCTACGCTCGATCTGACGACCGAGTACGACCTTCGGGAGTATCAGCGCGAGGCGCTCGACGCGTGGGCGGCGAACGACCGCCGTGGCGTCCTCGAACTCCCGACCGGGAGCGGAAAGACCGTGATCGCCGTCGCCGCGACCGCCGTCCTCGGGACGCCGACGCTCGTCGTCGTCCCCACCGTCGACCTCCTGACACAGTGGCGGCGTGAACTGGAGACGGAGTTTGGGGTCGACGTGGGGCAACTCGGCGGCGGCGAGCAGACGCTCGAACCCCTCACGGTCAGCACCTACGACTCGGCGTACCTCCGCGCCGACGACATCGGTGACCGCTTCGGCCTCGTCGTCTTCGACGAGGTCCATCATCTCGGCGGCGAGGGCTACCGCGACGTGGCCCGCCTGCTGGCCGCCCCCGCCCGCCTCGGCCTCACGGCGACGTTCGAGCGTCCGGACGGCGCCCACGAGGTGATCGAAGGGCTGGTCGGTCCCGTCGTCTACGACCTCGCGGTCGACGACTTGGCGGGCGAACACCTCGCGGACTACGAACTCCGGCGCATCGAGGTCGAACTGACGGACGCGGAGCGCGAGGCCTACGAAGCGGCGCAGGGCACCTTCGTCGACTACCTGAAGACCACCGGCCTCTCTTTCTCCTCGGGCAGCGACTACCAAGAACTCGTGATGCGCTCGGGCTCGGACCCGCGCGCACGCGAAGCCTTGCTGGCCAAACAGGAGGCCAGGGAGATCATGATGAACGCGGACGCGAAGGTCGAGGCGCTGGCCCGACTCCTGGACCGCCACCGCGACGACCGGGTCATCGTCTTCACCGCCCACACCGACCTCGTCTACCGCCTCTCCGAGCGGTTCCTCCTCCCCGCTATCACCGGCGAGACGGGCGCGAGCGAACGCCGGGCGATCCTCGACCGGTTCCGAGAGGGGACGTACGGCCGGATCGTGACCGCGAACGTCTTAGACGAGGGGGTGGACGTGCCCGACGCGAACGTCGCCGTCGTCCTCTCCGGGAGCGGGAGCGAACGCGAGTTCACGCAACGGCTGGGGCGGGTTCTGCGCCCGAAAGCCGATGCCGGCCGTGCGCTGCTCTACGAGGTCGTGAGCGCCGAGACGGCGGAAGAGCGGGTTGCCGAGCGACGGCGGTAG
- a CDS encoding pyridoxal phosphate-dependent aminotransferase, whose protein sequence is MSDAFARRVEAISISGIREVFEAAGEDAINLGLGQPDFPTPTHAREAAVEAIEAGKADAYTGNKGIEPLREAIAAKYERDQGVAVDPGDVIATAGGSEALHLAMEAHVDAGEEVIFPDPGFVSYDALTKVAGGTPKPVPLRDDLTLDPAVVEEAITDDTAMFVVNSPGNPTGAVSPEADVREFARIADEHDVVCLSDEVYEPFVFDGEHHSPVSYADTDSVVVVNGCSKFYSMTGWRLGWVTASTRRIERMLRVHQYIQACASAPAQYAAEAALTGPQGVVDEMRETFEKRRNLLLDRFAEMGVEVPTPKGAFYAMPKVPEGFVDACIDRGVIVVPGEAFGDGGAGHARLSYANDTEALREALDVMEGVVADLRA, encoded by the coding sequence ATGAGCGATGCGTTCGCCCGGCGCGTCGAAGCCATCTCCATCAGCGGCATCCGCGAGGTGTTCGAGGCCGCCGGCGAGGACGCGATCAACCTCGGCCTCGGCCAACCCGACTTCCCGACGCCGACCCACGCCCGGGAGGCGGCCGTCGAGGCCATCGAGGCCGGGAAGGCCGACGCCTACACCGGCAACAAGGGGATCGAACCCCTGCGTGAGGCCATCGCCGCGAAGTACGAACGCGATCAGGGCGTCGCCGTCGACCCCGGTGACGTCATCGCGACCGCGGGCGGGAGCGAAGCGCTTCACCTCGCCATGGAGGCCCACGTCGACGCCGGCGAGGAGGTGATCTTCCCCGATCCGGGCTTCGTCTCCTACGACGCCCTGACGAAAGTCGCGGGCGGGACGCCAAAGCCCGTCCCCCTGCGCGACGACCTGACGCTCGATCCGGCGGTCGTCGAGGAGGCCATCACCGACGACACCGCGATGTTCGTCGTCAACAGCCCCGGCAACCCGACGGGCGCGGTGTCGCCCGAGGCGGACGTCCGCGAGTTCGCCCGCATCGCCGACGAACACGACGTGGTCTGTCTCTCCGACGAGGTGTACGAACCGTTCGTCTTCGACGGGGAGCACCACTCGCCCGTCTCCTACGCCGACACCGACAGCGTCGTCGTCGTCAACGGCTGTTCGAAGTTCTACTCGATGACGGGGTGGCGGCTGGGGTGGGTCACGGCGTCGACCCGCCGGATCGAACGGATGCTTCGCGTCCACCAGTACATCCAGGCTTGCGCGTCGGCGCCTGCGCAGTACGCCGCCGAGGCGGCCCTCACCGGCCCGCAGGGCGTCGTCGACGAGATGCGTGAGACGTTCGAAAAACGCCGGAACCTCCTGCTGGATCGCTTCGCCGAGATGGGCGTCGAGGTGCCGACGCCGAAGGGCGCCTTCTACGCGATGCCGAAGGTGCCCGAAGGGTTCGTCGACGCCTGCATCGACCGAGGGGTGATCGTCGTCCCCGGCGAGGCGTTCGGCGACGGCGGCGCGGGCCACGCCCGCCTCTCCTACGCCAACGACACCGAGGCGCTCCGGGAGGCACTCGACGTGATGGAGGGCGTGGTGGCGGATCTGCGGGCGTGA
- a CDS encoding FG-GAP repeat protein has product MTDDRLTLSRRKLLAATGAVGAASTGLGLTTSAYFSDRETFQNDRLVAGQLDMRVGFEERYSNWSPDEAAGLAGNVSRPTNRTLGEPSVGLPTQAPINGSPLIALRNASDAERFLNNTTGESPDPGDDTRDAAPDGFDAATAARLDSPCESDLLVSDIERPSIRLSDVKPGDFGYVTVSFALCNNPGFVWAVGRLADASENGTSESEADDPDEDADVVELLDAVETAIWIDDGNTYQNRGESPVFTGTLRETLRVLDHDAAFGNVERSRHGLLLPGNVPAEQGGGRGPNCFAAGETHGVVLAWWLPVDHANEIQSDSVTFDIGLRTEQCRHNAVDADAPVRTAKLSAADPTEGAYLGADAALDGGTLALSADGLDLHGSNSGAVYVFDRETDSWQRTGRLVPADAGSGQLFGEAIDLTGETLVCGATGDDEHGTDAGAAYAFERDGGKWTQAAKLAPPALAAGDSFGQDVAVGDGRAVVGADGDSTDGSAAGAVYVFARTDGTWSERAVLTPSDGRAEKYFGSRVALDGETLVVGAYGDDERGTNAGAAYVFDRVAGGWSQTAKLVSPTSSEGAFFGSSVAIDGDTVVVGAFAAGSRDTGAAYAFTRSGDGYGSPVRLDPPTLSPGSFFGWAADVDDDSAVVGAYGADVAHVFDRNGGEWTARARLTPASVASGDRFGVSVAAGTDATLVTADGDDEAGPNTGAAYVFDGGDVDA; this is encoded by the coding sequence ATGACTGACGACCGGCTGACCCTCTCCCGGCGGAAACTTCTCGCCGCCACCGGTGCGGTCGGTGCGGCGTCGACCGGTTTGGGGTTGACGACGTCGGCGTACTTCTCCGACCGGGAGACGTTCCAGAACGACCGGCTGGTCGCCGGCCAACTCGATATGCGGGTCGGCTTCGAGGAACGCTACTCGAACTGGTCGCCCGACGAGGCCGCGGGGCTGGCCGGAAACGTCTCTCGGCCGACGAACCGGACTCTCGGCGAGCCGTCGGTCGGGCTTCCGACGCAAGCGCCGATCAACGGTTCCCCGCTCATCGCCCTGCGAAACGCGAGCGACGCCGAGCGATTCCTGAACAACACGACCGGCGAGTCGCCGGATCCAGGTGACGACACACGGGACGCCGCACCCGATGGGTTCGACGCGGCCACCGCCGCGAGGCTGGACTCCCCGTGTGAGAGCGACCTCCTCGTTTCCGACATCGAACGCCCGAGCATCCGCCTTTCGGACGTCAAACCCGGCGATTTCGGCTACGTGACCGTCTCGTTTGCGCTCTGTAACAACCCCGGATTCGTCTGGGCGGTCGGACGACTGGCCGACGCATCGGAGAACGGGACGAGCGAATCCGAAGCCGACGATCCGGACGAGGACGCCGACGTCGTCGAACTCCTCGATGCAGTCGAGACTGCGATCTGGATCGACGACGGCAACACCTACCAGAACAGGGGAGAGTCGCCAGTTTTCACCGGCACGCTCCGGGAGACGTTGCGTGTGCTCGACCACGACGCTGCGTTCGGTAACGTCGAACGGTCGCGACACGGCCTGCTCCTGCCGGGGAACGTCCCCGCGGAGCAAGGTGGTGGACGGGGGCCGAACTGTTTCGCGGCCGGCGAGACACACGGCGTCGTCCTCGCGTGGTGGCTCCCCGTCGACCACGCGAACGAGATTCAGTCCGATTCGGTGACCTTCGACATCGGACTCCGAACCGAGCAGTGCCGCCACAACGCGGTCGACGCCGATGCCCCGGTGCGGACGGCGAAACTCTCCGCCGCCGATCCGACCGAGGGCGCGTATCTCGGTGCGGACGCGGCGCTCGACGGTGGGACGCTCGCCCTCTCGGCCGACGGTCTCGACCTCCACGGATCGAACTCCGGTGCGGTGTACGTCTTCGACCGCGAAACCGACAGCTGGCAACGGACGGGTCGACTCGTGCCCGCCGATGCCGGGTCGGGGCAGCTCTTCGGCGAGGCCATCGATCTCACCGGCGAGACACTCGTCTGCGGGGCAACAGGTGACGACGAACACGGCACGGACGCGGGCGCGGCGTACGCGTTCGAACGGGATGGTGGGAAGTGGACGCAGGCGGCGAAGCTCGCGCCACCGGCGCTCGCTGCGGGGGACTCCTTCGGACAGGACGTGGCGGTCGGCGACGGTCGCGCCGTCGTCGGCGCCGACGGCGACTCGACGGACGGCTCCGCAGCGGGTGCCGTCTACGTGTTCGCCCGAACCGACGGGACCTGGTCCGAGCGTGCCGTTCTCACACCCTCCGACGGACGGGCCGAGAAGTACTTCGGGTCCCGCGTCGCCCTCGACGGCGAGACGCTCGTCGTTGGTGCGTACGGCGACGACGAACGCGGCACGAACGCGGGTGCAGCGTACGTGTTCGACCGGGTCGCCGGTGGATGGTCACAGACGGCGAAGCTCGTGTCTCCCACCTCGAGCGAGGGTGCCTTCTTCGGCTCGTCGGTCGCTATCGACGGTGACACGGTCGTCGTCGGTGCGTTCGCAGCGGGCAGCCGCGACACCGGCGCCGCGTACGCGTTCACCCGCTCCGGCGACGGCTACGGATCGCCAGTTCGACTCGATCCACCGACACTGTCACCCGGATCGTTCTTCGGCTGGGCGGCCGACGTCGACGACGATTCGGCCGTCGTCGGTGCCTACGGAGCCGACGTCGCGCACGTCTTCGACCGCAACGGCGGCGAGTGGACCGCTCGGGCGCGGTTGACGCCAGCAAGCGTCGCCTCCGGGGACCGGTTCGGCGTCTCGGTCGCGGCCGGGACGGACGCGACGCTCGTCACCGCCGACGGTGACGACGAGGCCGGGCCGAACACGGGCGCCGCGTACGTGTTCGACGGTGGTGATGTCGATGCGTGA